The DNA window GATTGCCGGTGCTGGAATCTTGCTCGTCGGGTTGCTCGGATTCACGATTTTTGCTATCATGACTTTCATCAACCCCGTTCCCGTCTAGGTGACTCTAAATGCCAATTTACGCAGTAAAGACCACGGCAAGTCAGGAACGCACCGTCGCGGACATGATCATCAACCGCGAGGAACCGGAGATTCACGCCGTCCTCGCGCCCGACTCGCTGACGAGTTACGTGATGGTCGAGGCCGACGACCACCGGGTCATCAACCGCGTGCTGGAGGAGATTCCCCACGCGCGGAGCATGGTCCCCGGCGAGAGCAACATATCCGAAGTCGA is part of the Haladaptatus paucihalophilus DX253 genome and encodes:
- a CDS encoding protein translocase SEC61 complex subunit gamma, whose amino-acid sequence is MDVKLDLASYVRVLKLASTPSWDEFSKIAQIAGAGILLVGLLGFTIFAIMTFINPVPV
- a CDS encoding transcription elongation factor Spt5, with product MPIYAVKTTASQERTVADMIINREEPEIHAVLAPDSLTSYVMVEADDHRVINRVLEEIPHARSMVPGESNISEVEHFLSPTPDVEGIAEGDIVELIAGPFKGEKAQVQRIDEGKDQVTVELYEATVPIPVTVRGDQIRVLDSEER